In a genomic window of Roseiflexus castenholzii DSM 13941:
- a CDS encoding A/G-specific adenine glycosylase, whose protein sequence is MTIHRSIDQNHEHSLSLNDLHQALLKWFSEAARDLPWRRTRDPYRILVAEVMLQQTQVDRVLPKYAAFLERFPTLHTLAEAPTAEVIRMWAGLGYNRRAVNLQRAARAICARYGGVFPRDVATLVTLPGIGSYTAGAVACFAFEQDVAFMDTNIRRVIRRVFTDPTETVNERALLALARAALPVGRSWMWNQALMELGSLVCTADAPACWRCPLRDQCRDYAARRESDERFASAPVRKRLAERRERPFIGSNRYFRGRIIEALRMLPSGATFALNDLGPQVRPEYTPDDEVWLTTLIRGLERDGLVVWTETGVRLPE, encoded by the coding sequence ATGACAATACATAGGAGTATCGATCAGAACCACGAACATTCATTAAGTCTTAACGATCTCCATCAGGCGCTTTTGAAGTGGTTCAGCGAGGCGGCGCGCGATCTTCCCTGGCGCCGCACCCGTGATCCATACCGCATTCTGGTGGCAGAAGTAATGCTCCAGCAAACACAGGTTGATCGGGTGCTGCCGAAGTACGCAGCGTTCCTCGAGCGTTTTCCGACATTGCACACACTGGCGGAAGCGCCAACTGCCGAGGTCATCCGTATGTGGGCTGGTCTGGGTTACAATCGGCGGGCCGTCAATCTGCAACGCGCGGCGCGCGCGATCTGCGCGCGCTACGGTGGCGTTTTCCCACGGGATGTCGCTACCCTGGTCACATTGCCGGGCATCGGGTCCTACACCGCCGGCGCGGTTGCCTGCTTCGCCTTCGAGCAGGATGTAGCGTTCATGGACACGAACATTCGGCGCGTGATCCGGCGCGTGTTCACCGATCCGACGGAAACGGTCAATGAACGCGCGCTGCTGGCGCTGGCGCGCGCGGCGCTTCCCGTCGGTCGCAGCTGGATGTGGAACCAGGCGCTGATGGAACTGGGGTCGCTCGTTTGCACCGCCGATGCGCCGGCATGCTGGCGCTGCCCGTTGCGCGATCAGTGCCGCGACTATGCTGCGCGACGCGAATCGGACGAGCGTTTTGCGTCCGCGCCGGTGCGCAAGCGCCTCGCCGAACGTCGTGAACGCCCGTTTATCGGCTCGAATCGCTACTTCCGTGGGCGCATCATCGAGGCGCTCCGCATGCTTCCGTCTGGCGCGACCTTCGCGCTGAACGATCTGGGACCGCAGGTGCGCCCGGAGTACACACCCGACGACGAAGTATGGCTCACAACGCTGATTCGTGGGTTGGAACGCGATGGACTGGTAGTGTGGACCGAGACGGGGGTACGGTTGCCGGAATAG
- a CDS encoding histone deacetylase family protein translates to MRTAIAINPRHAAHDEPRHVEQAARLHAITAALNASGLRASLLEIPARPATEDQLLAVHSPSMIELVRWSANRPHSWIDHDTYTTSASWDAALMAAGTAVAVVEAVVGGSARNGFALVRPPGHHATPTESMGFCLFNNVAVAARYAIDHLSIGRVAIVDFDVHHGNGTQDIFYTDDRVFFCSTHASPLYPGTGAERDIGSGKGHGTTLNLPLPHGVGDAGFARLFDDVVIPAIRRYRPDLILVSAGYDGHWADPLGPLTLSVAGYAALTRRLMEAAEEVCRGRMVLVLEGGYHLRALAASAMACLEVLTNKNSIVVDPLGPAGESEPDVSALIARMRQNHPLLAG, encoded by the coding sequence ATGAGAACAGCCATCGCCATCAACCCGCGCCACGCAGCCCACGACGAGCCGCGCCATGTCGAGCAGGCAGCCCGGTTACACGCGATAACCGCTGCGCTGAACGCCAGTGGTCTGCGCGCGTCGCTGCTCGAGATTCCGGCGCGTCCGGCGACTGAGGATCAGTTGCTCGCAGTCCATAGCCCATCGATGATCGAACTGGTGCGCTGGTCGGCAAATCGCCCGCATTCGTGGATTGATCACGACACGTATACCACTTCAGCCAGTTGGGACGCCGCTCTCATGGCGGCAGGAACAGCAGTAGCAGTCGTCGAAGCAGTCGTTGGCGGGTCGGCGCGGAATGGCTTTGCGCTCGTGCGCCCTCCCGGTCACCACGCAACACCGACCGAGTCAATGGGTTTTTGCCTGTTCAACAATGTTGCAGTTGCGGCGCGCTACGCCATTGACCATCTGAGCATTGGGCGCGTTGCCATCGTCGATTTCGATGTGCACCACGGAAATGGCACACAGGACATCTTTTACACGGATGATCGCGTCTTCTTCTGTTCGACGCACGCTTCGCCGCTCTACCCTGGCACCGGCGCCGAACGCGACATTGGTTCGGGCAAAGGGCATGGCACGACGCTGAACCTGCCATTGCCCCACGGCGTCGGCGACGCTGGTTTTGCCCGCCTGTTCGATGATGTTGTCATCCCGGCGATTCGCCGCTATCGCCCCGACCTGATCCTGGTCTCCGCCGGGTATGATGGTCACTGGGCAGACCCACTCGGTCCGTTGACGCTGTCGGTCGCCGGGTATGCGGCGCTGACGCGGCGCCTGATGGAAGCAGCGGAAGAGGTCTGCCGGGGACGGATGGTGCTGGTGCTCGAAGGCGGCTATCATCTGAGAGCGCTGGCAGCCAGTGCAATGGCATGCCTCGAAGTGCTGACGAACAAGAATAGCATTGTCGTTGACCCGCTCGGACCCGCAGGCGAATCGGAACCGGATGTGTCGGCACTGATCGCCCGTATGCGCCAGAACCATCCCTTGCTCGCCGGATAA